In one window of Gemmatimonadales bacterium DNA:
- a CDS encoding VOC family protein, with product MNLNQVTLPALDLTPAVAFYRRLGLRLIVDALPRYVRFECPDGETTLSVEQVAALGTGPGPVIYLECADLDGTVERLVAEGIRFDSPPTDQPWLWREARLRDPSGNLLCLFHAGRNRRDPPWRVK from the coding sequence ATGAACCTGAATCAGGTGACGCTGCCGGCCCTGGACCTCACGCCCGCCGTCGCCTTCTATCGTCGGCTCGGGCTCCGTCTCATCGTGGACGCGCTCCCGCGCTATGTCCGCTTCGAGTGCCCCGACGGCGAGACTACGCTGTCGGTCGAGCAGGTCGCCGCGCTGGGCACCGGACCCGGGCCGGTCATCTATCTGGAGTGCGCCGATCTCGACGGAACGGTCGAGCGCCTGGTCGCCGAGGGCATCCGGTTCGACAGCCCGCCCACCGACCAGCCGTGGCTCTGGCGCGAGGCGCGCCTCCGGGATCCTTCCGGCAACCTGCTCTGCCTCTTCCACGCGGGACGAAACCGCCGTGATCCGCCCTGGCGGGTGAAGTGA